The Tardiphaga alba genome includes a window with the following:
- a CDS encoding MFS transporter — MSSASAEATAPDGLSLQGARVIETDIPARLDNLHWSGFHTRVVIALGVTWILDGLEVTLAGALSGALKEDPVLKFSNLDIGLANSAYLAGAVLGALGFGWLTDRIGRKKLFFITLALYLSAAAATAFSWNLASYALFRFLTGAGIGGEYTAINSTIQELVPARYRGWTDLVINGSFWLGAAMGAVCAIVLLDPAVVSQSYGWRIAYFTGAAIGLVVLFMRMWIPESPRWLMIHGQPERAEKIVGDIEAAAHQQAKPSEIASLPKIKLTQRDHTPLAEVAKTLLVSYRQRSLVGLVLMAAQAFFYNAIFFTYALVLTDFFNIPSNHVGWYLLPFAAGNFLGPLLLGRLFDTVGRRVMIAFTYGMSGILLAISGYLFSIDVLSAQTQTIAWMVIFFFASPAASAAYLTVSETFPIEVRALAIALFYAIGTGIGGVAGPALFGVLIDSGSRLSVFAGYLLGAVLMIVAAFVGWRYAIAAERKPLESVARPLAATE; from the coding sequence ATGAGCAGTGCAAGCGCCGAGGCCACAGCGCCGGACGGGCTTTCGCTGCAGGGCGCGCGGGTCATCGAGACGGATATTCCGGCGCGTCTCGACAATCTGCACTGGAGCGGCTTCCACACCCGCGTCGTCATCGCGCTCGGCGTCACCTGGATTCTCGACGGGCTCGAAGTGACCTTGGCCGGCGCGCTCTCCGGCGCGCTGAAGGAGGACCCGGTCCTCAAATTTTCCAATCTCGATATCGGTCTCGCCAACAGCGCTTATCTCGCCGGCGCCGTGCTCGGCGCGCTCGGCTTCGGCTGGCTCACCGACCGGATCGGTCGCAAGAAACTGTTCTTCATCACGCTCGCGCTTTATCTCTCGGCGGCCGCCGCGACCGCGTTCTCGTGGAATCTCGCGAGCTACGCTTTGTTTCGTTTTCTCACGGGCGCCGGCATCGGCGGTGAATACACCGCGATCAATTCGACCATCCAGGAGCTGGTGCCGGCGCGCTATCGCGGCTGGACCGATCTGGTCATCAATGGCAGCTTCTGGCTCGGCGCGGCCATGGGCGCCGTCTGCGCCATCGTGTTGCTAGATCCCGCGGTGGTGTCGCAGTCCTATGGCTGGCGCATCGCTTACTTCACGGGGGCGGCGATCGGTCTCGTCGTGCTGTTCATGCGCATGTGGATTCCGGAAAGCCCGCGCTGGCTGATGATCCACGGCCAGCCCGAACGCGCCGAAAAGATCGTGGGAGACATCGAGGCCGCCGCGCATCAGCAGGCGAAGCCGTCGGAGATCGCATCGCTGCCAAAAATCAAGCTGACGCAGCGCGATCACACGCCCTTGGCCGAGGTCGCGAAGACGCTACTGGTGTCATATCGGCAGCGCTCGCTGGTCGGGCTGGTGCTGATGGCGGCGCAGGCGTTCTTCTATAACGCCATTTTCTTCACCTATGCGCTGGTGCTGACGGATTTCTTCAACATTCCGTCGAACCATGTCGGCTGGTATCTGCTGCCTTTCGCCGCCGGCAATTTCCTTGGCCCGCTGTTGCTCGGCCGGCTGTTCGATACGGTGGGCCGCCGCGTGATGATCGCCTTCACTTACGGCATGTCGGGCATCCTGCTCGCGATCTCCGGCTATCTGTTCTCCATCGATGTGCTGAGCGCACAGACCCAGACCATCGCCTGGATGGTGATCTTCTTCTTCGCCTCGCCGGCGGCGAGTGCGGCCTATCTCACGGTGAGCGAAACATTCCCCATCGAGGTGCGTGCGCTCGCCATCGCGCTGTTCTATGCCATCGGCACCGGGATCGGCGGCGTCGCCGGCCCTGCGCTGTTCGGCGTGCTGATCGATTCCGGCTCACGCCTCAGCGTGTTCGCCGGTTACCTCCTTGGTGCCGTGCTGATGATCGTCGCAGCGTTCGTCGGCTGGCGCTATGCCATCGCCGCGGAACGCAAGCCGCTTGAATCAGTTGCACGGCCACTGGCCGCGACGGAGTGA
- a CDS encoding GntR family transcriptional regulator, producing MSFDDMLMTPGKPRRLRSTGAVDRATGKLTRAEELRQQLSDDIVRGALPPGAPLDETELAQRFNVSRTPVREALRQLTASGLIESRPHRGAVVAQPSADRLVGMFEAMAELEALCAGLAAERMPAVQRRQLEAIHEELRVLSYDGNPERFHEVNERFHNAIYKGSQNDYIAEITLATRARVQPFRRAQFRNLGRLAKSHAEHDRVVVAIMRGDRSGAAAAMRDHIVLVRDEYEHYAVSL from the coding sequence ATGAGCTTCGACGACATGTTGATGACGCCGGGCAAGCCGCGCCGTCTGCGCAGCACTGGCGCGGTGGATCGTGCGACAGGCAAGCTCACGCGCGCCGAGGAGCTGCGTCAGCAATTGTCCGACGATATCGTGCGCGGCGCGCTGCCACCCGGTGCGCCGCTGGACGAAACCGAACTGGCCCAGCGCTTCAACGTTTCGCGCACGCCGGTGCGCGAGGCGTTGCGTCAGCTCACCGCCAGCGGTCTCATCGAGTCCCGCCCGCATCGCGGCGCCGTCGTCGCGCAACCGTCTGCAGATCGTCTGGTCGGCATGTTCGAGGCGATGGCCGAACTCGAGGCGCTGTGTGCGGGCCTTGCCGCCGAACGCATGCCCGCGGTGCAGCGCCGTCAGCTTGAGGCGATTCATGAAGAGCTGCGCGTGCTCAGCTATGACGGCAATCCCGAGCGCTTTCATGAAGTAAACGAGCGCTTCCACAATGCGATCTACAAGGGATCGCAGAACGACTACATCGCCGAGATCACCCTGGCGACGCGTGCGCGCGTGCAGCCGTTCCGCCGCGCCCAGTTCCGCAATCTCGGCCGGCTCGCCAAGTCGCATGCCGAGCATGATCGCGTCGTCGTGGCCATCATGCGCGGCGATCGCAGCGGCGCCGCGGCTGCCATGCGCGATCACATCGTGCTGGTGCGCGACGAATACGAGCATTACGCCGTCTCGCTCTAG
- the hpxZ gene encoding oxalurate catabolism protein HpxZ — MDIDLPDVIAEVSAAFARYETALTTNDTAVLGELFRNDSRTIRYGMGENLYGYDEIQAFRGARSPVGLMRRTDRTVITSYGRDTAVASTLFYRDNAPGKVGRQMQTWVRFPEGWRIVAASVSLIDEPQAAKA, encoded by the coding sequence ATGGATATCGATCTGCCGGACGTCATCGCCGAAGTGAGCGCGGCTTTCGCGCGTTACGAGACGGCGCTGACGACCAATGACACCGCCGTGCTCGGCGAACTCTTCCGCAACGATTCGCGCACCATCCGCTACGGCATGGGCGAAAATCTCTACGGCTATGACGAGATTCAGGCTTTTCGTGGCGCGCGCTCGCCGGTCGGCCTGATGCGCCGCACCGATCGCACCGTGATCACCTCCTATGGCCGCGACACCGCGGTGGCCTCGACGCTTTTTTATCGCGACAATGCACCGGGCAAGGTCGGCCGACAGATGCAGACCTGGGTCCGCTTCCCCGAAGGCTGGCGAATCGTGGCGGCCTCTGTCAGCCTGATCGACGAACCGCAGGCAGCAAAAGCATAG
- a CDS encoding AtzE family amidohydrolase translates to MSLDHVFTPNGAWRPASDIAKAVAAQKISALAVVEAALGKIERHNPMLNAFTDVTADRARATAHALDAVIAKGESVGPLAGVPFAVKNLLDIEGLPTRAGSKINRDRPAALRDATPVERMEAAGAVLVGGLNMGEYAYDFTGENSHDGASRNPHDITRMTGGSSGGSGGAVGGSLVPLALGSDTNGSIRVPSSFCGIFGLKPTYGRLSRARSFPFVGSLDHLGPFARNVEDLALSYDAMQGPDAEDAACSNRPIEPISALIGQDIGSLRIATASGYFQKNLMPEAREAVAIVTKALGVTRHVELPEVARARAAAYLISTTEGASLHLDRLRQRAADFDPAVRDRLIAGAMVPAALVDRAQKFRRWYRARVLEIFKDVDVIIAPATPCIAPKIGQATFELDGVELPVRANIGIHTQPISFIGLPVVAVPVPQDPMPIGVQVIAAPWREDIALRVAYHLQEAGVVAAPHAKAFN, encoded by the coding sequence ATCGCCAAGGCCGTCGCCGCGCAAAAAATCTCTGCGCTCGCGGTCGTCGAGGCGGCGCTGGGGAAAATCGAGCGTCACAATCCGATGCTCAACGCCTTCACCGATGTCACGGCGGATCGTGCCCGTGCCACGGCGCATGCGCTCGATGCAGTCATTGCCAAAGGGGAAAGCGTCGGCCCGCTCGCCGGTGTGCCCTTTGCGGTGAAGAACCTGCTCGACATCGAAGGCCTGCCGACACGGGCGGGATCGAAGATCAACCGCGATCGGCCGGCTGCGCTCCGCGATGCGACGCCGGTGGAGCGCATGGAGGCCGCCGGCGCGGTGCTGGTCGGCGGGCTCAATATGGGCGAATACGCCTATGACTTCACTGGCGAGAACAGCCATGACGGCGCCTCGCGCAATCCGCATGACATCACGCGCATGACCGGCGGCTCGTCCGGCGGTTCGGGCGGCGCGGTGGGTGGCAGTCTGGTGCCGCTGGCGCTCGGCTCCGATACCAATGGCTCGATCCGCGTGCCGTCCTCATTCTGCGGCATCTTCGGTCTCAAGCCCACTTATGGCCGGCTGTCGCGCGCGCGTTCGTTTCCATTCGTGGGGAGCCTCGACCATCTCGGCCCGTTCGCGCGGAATGTCGAAGATCTCGCGCTGTCCTATGACGCGATGCAGGGGCCGGATGCGGAGGATGCCGCCTGCAGCAACCGTCCGATAGAGCCCATATCGGCATTGATCGGACAGGATATTGGCAGTCTCCGCATTGCGACGGCCAGTGGCTACTTCCAGAAAAATCTGATGCCGGAGGCGCGGGAAGCCGTTGCCATCGTCACCAAGGCGCTCGGTGTCACACGACATGTCGAGCTGCCCGAAGTCGCCCGCGCGCGTGCGGCCGCCTATCTGATCTCGACCACCGAGGGCGCGTCGCTGCATCTCGATCGCCTGCGCCAGCGTGCTGCCGATTTCGATCCCGCGGTGCGCGACCGCCTGATCGCCGGCGCCATGGTGCCGGCGGCACTGGTCGATCGCGCGCAGAAATTCCGGCGCTGGTATCGCGCCCGTGTGCTGGAGATTTTCAAGGACGTGGACGTCATCATCGCCCCGGCCACGCCTTGCATTGCACCAAAAATCGGCCAGGCGACGTTCGAGCTCGACGGTGTCGAGCTGCCGGTCCGCGCCAATATCGGCATCCACACCCAGCCGATCTCCTTCATCGGCCTGCCCGTTGTTGCAGTGCCGGTGCCGCAGGATCCGATGCCCATCGGCGTGCAGGTCATCGCAGCACCCTGGCGTGAAGACATCGCGCTGCGTGTCGCCTATCATCTGCAGGAAGCGGGCGTCGTCGCCGCACCGCACGCAAAAGCGTTCAACTAA